The following proteins are encoded in a genomic region of Pikeienuella piscinae:
- a CDS encoding phosphate/phosphite/phosphonate ABC transporter substrate-binding protein, with protein sequence MPELIANARMYAATPAVAALWTRLFSHVSARAGAPLEVVAHPAPAPLDTLWSRPDMGLVFMCGWPFQRAEPRPVPVAAPVPVGEEEAIYRSDIIARADGPIHGLEDAFGGVMAWTAEGSHSGWNAPRRLLADHARGGALFARTVGPVITPRGAIAAVLNGEADIAPLDGYFHLLLKRHEPETAARLRVVAQTPAAPIPLLVASPRAPRAMIEPLRAALLSTHEDDEGEEILAALALRRFAPAIPDSYALTERWREEAEAAGYPRIA encoded by the coding sequence TTGCCGGAGTTGATCGCCAACGCGCGCATGTATGCGGCGACGCCTGCGGTCGCCGCGCTCTGGACGCGGCTTTTCTCCCATGTCTCCGCTCGTGCGGGGGCTCCCCTCGAAGTTGTCGCGCACCCCGCGCCCGCGCCACTGGACACGCTCTGGTCCCGGCCCGACATGGGACTCGTATTCATGTGCGGCTGGCCGTTCCAGCGCGCCGAGCCACGCCCCGTTCCGGTCGCCGCGCCCGTCCCGGTGGGAGAGGAGGAGGCGATCTACAGGAGCGACATCATCGCGCGCGCGGACGGGCCGATCCACGGGCTCGAAGACGCCTTCGGCGGCGTCATGGCGTGGACTGCGGAGGGCTCGCATTCCGGCTGGAACGCGCCGCGGCGGCTGCTCGCCGATCACGCGCGGGGCGGCGCGCTCTTCGCCCGGACGGTCGGCCCCGTCATCACCCCGCGCGGCGCCATCGCGGCGGTTCTGAACGGCGAGGCCGACATTGCGCCGCTCGACGGCTATTTCCATCTTCTGCTCAAGCGGCATGAGCCTGAAACCGCCGCCCGTCTGCGCGTCGTGGCGCAGACGCCCGCCGCGCCGATCCCGCTTCTCGTCGCATCGCCCCGCGCGCCACGCGCCATGATCGAGCCGCTGCGCGCCGCGCTTCTCTCGACCCATGAAGATGACGAGGGGGAAGAGATTCTCGCGGCCCTCGCCCTTCGGCGCTTCGCGCCAGCCATTCCCGACAGCTATGCGCTGACAGAACGCTGGCGGGAGGAGGCGGAGGCCGCCGGCTATCCGCGCATCGCCTGA
- a CDS encoding ornithine cyclodeaminase family protein, which yields MTAETPAAEPSVYLDYLNRWDIEALHFSDQEILAAAEQGLLMQGRGETEIEPRTHIRPRAGADGHFNVLRGWIGGDVDSAGVKVVGDFVENYREGRPSEYGLLTLFDPRIGAPKALIDATGITEMRTGAITALGAKHLAPRNPKVLGHIGARGTAYWNVRLLCGLFDFDEVRIHSRRPESREGFAARLEADLGRKIIVTEDWRSCLEGADIMVEASRLPEPSPHFLTEWVKPGALVIPYGTMSAVELSLTDIMDKVVMDDWGQAHGVFGALRAHVDAGKLTAETLHAELGEIIAGLKSGRESEDETILFWHRGLSLSDIALGHAMLAKAKKIGVGQRLRFY from the coding sequence ATGACCGCCGAGACCCCAGCCGCCGAGCCATCCGTCTATCTCGACTACCTGAACCGTTGGGACATCGAGGCGCTCCACTTCAGCGATCAGGAGATTCTGGCCGCGGCTGAACAGGGCCTTCTCATGCAGGGGCGCGGCGAGACAGAGATCGAACCGCGCACCCATATCCGGCCGCGCGCCGGGGCGGACGGTCATTTCAACGTGCTGCGCGGTTGGATCGGCGGCGACGTCGACAGCGCCGGCGTAAAGGTCGTCGGCGATTTCGTTGAGAACTACCGCGAGGGACGACCCTCCGAATACGGTCTCCTGACGCTCTTCGACCCGCGGATCGGGGCGCCCAAGGCGCTGATCGACGCGACCGGGATCACCGAGATGCGGACCGGCGCGATCACCGCGTTGGGCGCAAAACATCTCGCGCCGCGAAATCCGAAGGTGCTCGGTCATATCGGCGCGCGCGGCACGGCCTACTGGAATGTTCGTCTCCTGTGCGGGCTTTTCGATTTCGACGAGGTGCGCATCCATTCCCGCCGCCCTGAAAGCCGCGAGGGTTTCGCCGCGAGGCTCGAAGCCGATCTTGGCCGGAAGATCATCGTGACCGAGGACTGGCGCTCCTGTCTCGAAGGCGCGGACATCATGGTGGAGGCCTCGCGCCTGCCCGAACCGTCGCCGCATTTCCTCACCGAATGGGTGAAGCCCGGCGCGCTCGTCATTCCCTATGGCACCATGTCGGCGGTGGAACTCTCCCTGACCGACATCATGGACAAGGTGGTGATGGACGATTGGGGCCAGGCGCATGGCGTATTCGGAGCGCTCCGCGCTCATGTAGACGCCGGAAAGCTGACGGCGGAAACGCTCCACGCCGAGCTTGGCGAGATCATCGCGGGCTTGAAATCGGGCCGTGAGAGCGAAGATGAGACGATCCTCTTCTGGCATCGGGGCCTCTCGCTTTCCGACATCGCGCTTGGCCATGCGATGCTGGCGAAGGCGAAGAAGATCGGCGTCGGCCAGAGGCTGCGCTTCTACTGA